In one Paramormyrops kingsleyae isolate MSU_618 chromosome 18, PKINGS_0.4, whole genome shotgun sequence genomic region, the following are encoded:
- the LOC111838015 gene encoding chloride intracellular channel protein 2-like: MEATWLAILNEKHGVISASALPSGFLRRWTCSRCRHVLPEVPGLSCSHPHTGADGPEAPPPQLPSAAKSLRVTPNTSLSLSGGRVRAPICAPTYRTISTGTMDLGHEPNIELFVKAGHDGQKVGNCPFCQRLFMVLWLKGVKFTVTTVDMKKKPAELKDLAPGTNPPFLLYNGELKTDFIKIEDFLETMLAPPRYPHLSPQNKESFDVGADIFAKFSAYIKNSPNNQYQETALLREFKRLDDYLNTPLPEEIHQNATKNIIVSDRKFLDGNRLTLADCNLLPKLHVIKIASKKFCGFEIPVQFTGVWRYLRNAYERDEFTQTCPADVEIEMTYLNVAGKQK; the protein is encoded by the exons CGCCCTCCCCTCTGGCTTTTTAAGGAGGTGGACCTGTTCGAGATGCAGGCACGTGCTTCCTGAAGTCCCCGGGCTCTCCTGCTCACACCCACACACGGGCGCAGACGGtccagaagccccccccccccaactgccaTCTGCAGCTAAGAGCCTCAGAGTGACACCCAAcacctcactctctctctcggGTGGCAGAGTGAGGGCGCCGATCTGTGCACCTACTTACCGGACCATCTCTACGGGCACCATGGACCTGGGACACGAACCCAATATTGAGCTCTTCGTAAAG GCTGGACATGACGGCCAGAAGGTGGGCAACTGCCCGTTTTGCCAAAGGCTTTTCATGGTGCTTTGGCTGAAAGGAGTCAAGTTCACAGTGACTACTGTCGACATGAAAAA GAAGCCCGCAGAACTGAAGGACTTGGCCCCCGGGACAAACCCTCCCTTTCTGCTGTACAACGGGGAGCTGAAGACAGACTTCATCAAGATCGAGGACTTCCTGGAGACAATGCTAGCCCCCCCAAG GTACCCGCACCTCAGCCCCCAGAACAAGGAATCCTTCGATGTAGGCGCAGACATCTTTGCCAAGTTTTCCGCATATATCAAGAACAGTCCCAACAACCAAT ATCAAGAGACGGCCCTTTTACGGGAGTTCAAGAGACTGGACGACTATCTGAACACGCCCCTCCCAGAAGAGATTCACCAGAATGCCACCAAGAACATCATCGTCTCCGACAGGAAGTTCCTGGATGGCAACCGCCTGACCCTGGCTGACTGCAACCTACTGCCCAAACTCCATGTCATTAAG ATTGCTTCCAAGAAATTCTGTGGCTTTGAAATCCCCGTACAGTTCACAGGCGTGTGGCGATACCTGAGGAATGCGTACGAGAGGGACGAGTTCACGCAAACCTGCCCAGCAGACGTCGAGATTGAGATGACCTATCTGAATGTGGCTGGCAAGCAAAAATGA